One Turneriella parva DSM 21527 genomic region harbors:
- a CDS encoding M23 family metallopeptidase → MLYRALQIAALLLPVAIHAGANPHSSWQIMAEKAQQLLEPTEVQIDNKLIQTYQGYAGVWITSGANVALKKVCRDGICDMGLFRSINELANDQKYLKRSGLYFLPYAAAQLAAFKESGVERLRLQLKKGQYLWPVMGLRITSRVGSRWGKLHGGIDVAAARGSIVVGATEGTVMIVGDQGAYGHCVFVENHDGTVAWYAHLTESYVKTGDKIARGQIVGISGNTGRSTGPHLHFEMRTQQGIILDPEHFFFLPYEEHLKQALEYENDLATRNKLAAKPGEKL, encoded by the coding sequence ATGCTTTACCGAGCGCTGCAAATCGCGGCGCTACTTCTGCCGGTTGCAATTCACGCCGGTGCGAACCCTCACAGCAGCTGGCAGATTATGGCCGAAAAGGCACAGCAGCTGCTCGAACCCACCGAAGTTCAGATTGACAACAAACTCATTCAGACCTACCAGGGTTACGCCGGTGTGTGGATTACGAGCGGCGCAAATGTGGCGCTCAAGAAAGTCTGCCGTGACGGCATCTGCGACATGGGGCTTTTTCGCTCGATCAACGAACTCGCGAACGACCAGAAATATCTAAAACGGTCAGGGCTGTATTTTCTGCCCTACGCTGCTGCGCAGCTCGCAGCCTTTAAAGAATCTGGCGTTGAGAGATTGCGCCTGCAACTCAAGAAGGGCCAGTACCTCTGGCCGGTCATGGGCCTGCGCATCACGAGCCGCGTGGGCTCGCGCTGGGGTAAACTGCACGGCGGCATTGACGTTGCCGCAGCGCGCGGCAGCATCGTCGTTGGCGCCACCGAAGGCACGGTGATGATCGTGGGTGATCAGGGTGCATATGGTCATTGTGTGTTCGTCGAGAACCACGACGGCACGGTTGCCTGGTATGCCCACCTGACCGAATCGTATGTCAAGACCGGCGACAAGATCGCGCGGGGCCAGATCGTTGGTATCTCAGGCAATACCGGCCGTTCAACCGGCCCCCACCTGCACTTTGAAATGCGCACGCAACAGGGTATCATTCTCGACCCCGAACATTTCTTTTTTCTCCCTTATGAAGAGCACCTGAAGCAGGCACTCGAATACGAAAACGACCTTGCCACGCGCAACAAACTTGCTGCCAAACCCGGCGAAAAACTTTAG
- a CDS encoding prolipoprotein diacylglyceryl transferase produces the protein MLKRLKFLVYLLPLVLAACTYKEGMLKSTIVSWAQVSPYGITMALAFYSAFLLIEREFPRVGLKVQLGDYILLAGVVGGIVGAKIAYVIEIRNTPEFMQGTLMSHLFSGAGLTWYGGFILASSLIIYILRRNKVNILFGIDLLAPMLALGYVFGRAGCIFSGDGCYGGLCTMNWPAPFCMSFPNGAASWSEWLMKHSDGNPLATAINTPFFESAFSFLCFVFLWSVRKKDWPLGAKFFLYLFLHALFRFSIEFIRLNPRDVFGVSQAQFISIILMLLSMGYVVFAFVKKPAMLKNG, from the coding sequence ATGCTTAAACGTCTCAAATTTCTCGTCTATCTTCTGCCGCTCGTACTGGCCGCCTGCACATATAAAGAAGGTATGCTCAAGAGCACCATCGTTTCGTGGGCGCAGGTTTCGCCCTACGGTATTACCATGGCGCTCGCGTTCTATTCGGCCTTCTTGCTGATCGAACGCGAGTTTCCGCGTGTGGGGCTCAAGGTGCAGCTCGGCGACTATATTCTGCTCGCAGGTGTCGTCGGCGGCATCGTCGGCGCAAAAATTGCATATGTAATTGAAATCCGCAATACACCCGAGTTCATGCAGGGCACGCTCATGTCGCACCTGTTTTCGGGCGCAGGCCTTACCTGGTACGGTGGTTTTATTCTCGCGAGCAGTCTCATCATCTACATTCTGCGCCGAAACAAGGTAAATATTCTGTTCGGTATCGATCTGCTGGCACCGATGCTGGCGCTCGGTTACGTTTTCGGCCGGGCCGGCTGCATCTTTTCGGGCGACGGCTGCTACGGTGGGCTTTGCACAATGAACTGGCCAGCTCCGTTTTGCATGAGTTTCCCGAATGGTGCTGCAAGCTGGTCTGAATGGCTCATGAAACACAGCGACGGCAACCCACTCGCAACCGCGATCAACACCCCGTTTTTTGAGAGCGCATTTTCGTTTCTCTGCTTTGTGTTTCTCTGGTCCGTGCGCAAAAAGGACTGGCCTCTCGGCGCGAAATTCTTTCTCTATCTCTTTTTGCACGCGCTGTTTCGCTTCTCGATCGAGTTTATACGCCTGAACCCGCGCGACGTCTTTGGCGTTTCGCAGGCACAGTTTATTTCAATCATTCTGATGCTACTGTCGATGGGTTATGTCGTTTTCGCCTTTGTAAAGAAACCCGCGATGCTTAAGAACGGCTGA
- a CDS encoding FecR family protein, whose translation MQSKNLFIAAVALFGTLSLAADAGKLTFVSGQVEIHDGKSWQKAALGALVKENEKIRTGKKGTVIISLKSGAALKLKSDSQIILSAVGASTTIDVESGSIFSKVGKRQPGQTFQIRAQTMVAAVRGTEFYFAFGKKKSDKADLWLCVNEGQVNVVDTSTKSDVNVNAGEGIVIPSSKPIPKPKAYAWTKKLNWNMDAQKGAVEDTTDLKGAYKDLLKHNYD comes from the coding sequence ATGCAGTCAAAAAATCTATTCATCGCTGCCGTGGCTTTATTCGGCACTCTGAGCCTCGCCGCTGATGCAGGCAAACTGACCTTTGTGTCGGGACAAGTCGAAATTCATGACGGTAAGAGCTGGCAAAAGGCCGCGCTCGGCGCTCTGGTCAAAGAAAACGAAAAAATCCGTACGGGCAAAAAAGGCACAGTCATTATTAGCCTCAAATCGGGCGCTGCGCTGAAGCTCAAATCGGATTCACAGATTATTCTGAGCGCTGTGGGCGCTTCGACCACTATAGACGTCGAAAGTGGTTCTATTTTCTCAAAAGTCGGCAAGCGTCAACCGGGACAGACTTTTCAAATTCGCGCGCAGACGATGGTTGCGGCGGTTCGCGGCACCGAATTCTACTTTGCTTTCGGCAAGAAGAAATCAGATAAAGCCGACCTGTGGCTCTGCGTGAACGAAGGTCAGGTAAACGTCGTCGACACCTCAACCAAAAGTGACGTCAACGTGAACGCCGGCGAAGGTATTGTTATACCCAGCTCTAAACCGATTCCGAAGCCCAAAGCGTATGCGTGGACGAAAAAGCTCAACTGGAACATGGATGCACAGAAAGGCGCCGTCGAAGACACAACCGACCTCAAGGGTGCCTACAAAGATCTGCTGAAGCACAACTACGACTGA
- a CDS encoding type II secretion system-associated lipoprotein, translated as MLRWPVYNMFILLALAFVAACGSKLVRKEEVQRISKDYEGIYVVKDRIDVGNFDSLNKGARVKIFFKTAGDYVSVYAYPYSQPREEANGKNILQMFEGDFPDKKFSEELLRKRIADLVEEHTGKLPPGEAAKPAGRRGR; from the coding sequence ATGCTTCGCTGGCCTGTCTACAATATGTTTATTTTGCTGGCTCTGGCGTTCGTCGCCGCATGCGGCAGCAAACTTGTGCGCAAAGAAGAAGTGCAGCGCATTAGCAAAGACTACGAGGGCATCTATGTGGTCAAAGACCGCATCGACGTTGGCAATTTTGACAGCCTGAACAAGGGCGCGCGCGTGAAAATCTTCTTCAAGACAGCCGGCGATTATGTCTCGGTATACGCATACCCTTATTCGCAGCCGCGCGAAGAAGCCAACGGCAAGAACATTCTGCAGATGTTCGAGGGTGATTTTCCCGACAAGAAGTTCAGCGAAGAGCTGCTGCGAAAGCGCATTGCCGATCTGGTTGAAGAGCATACCGGCAAGCTGCCACCGGGTGAAGCGGCAAAACCCGCCGGCCGCCGCGGCCGTTAG
- a CDS encoding EI24 domain-containing protein: protein MFARIARGFSAPLSSFGYMSDNKLWGFAVIPLLLTLAIVVAMAFFVWVYLLGYISDKLAFDVSDWPQFLQFLIAGLQFVMKLVIIYFFFTFLLRVFMALFSIIVIPFLSPLVEKILAKEGVTTIKISNLELIGFIFSSIVYNVKILVVQSIFALLLLFTGPLQPILNFFTSSYFVGRSYFDYVFEMLGKPREFGEMAKGYRAISVGVGMFSHVFLFVPIVGAVFTPILCVVAATRIFAESSKQQR, encoded by the coding sequence ATGTTTGCACGCATTGCACGGGGCTTCAGCGCTCCGCTCAGTAGTTTCGGCTACATGTCTGACAACAAACTCTGGGGTTTCGCTGTAATTCCCCTGTTGCTCACACTCGCCATTGTGGTTGCGATGGCTTTTTTCGTCTGGGTCTATCTGCTGGGTTACATCTCAGATAAACTCGCCTTCGACGTGAGCGACTGGCCGCAATTCTTGCAATTTCTCATAGCAGGATTACAATTCGTCATGAAACTCGTGATCATCTATTTCTTTTTCACTTTTCTGCTGCGGGTCTTTATGGCGTTATTCTCAATTATTGTGATTCCGTTTTTGTCTCCGCTGGTCGAAAAAATTCTCGCGAAAGAGGGTGTTACCACCATCAAAATCAGCAACCTTGAACTCATCGGTTTCATCTTCTCGTCGATAGTGTATAACGTGAAAATTCTCGTGGTGCAGTCGATATTCGCGCTTCTGCTGCTTTTTACCGGGCCCTTGCAGCCGATACTCAACTTTTTTACGTCGAGCTATTTTGTCGGCCGCTCATATTTCGACTATGTCTTTGAGATGCTCGGTAAACCGCGTGAATTTGGTGAAATGGCGAAAGGTTACCGGGCGATTTCGGTTGGCGTCGGTATGTTCTCGCATGTATTTCTTTTTGTGCCGATAGTCGGCGCTGTGTTCACCCCGATCTTGTGTGTGGTTGCCGCGACGCGCATTTTCGCAGAAAGCTCAAAGCAGCAAAGGTGA
- a CDS encoding divergent polysaccharide deacetylase family protein, translated as MKTINKRHPFCFLAAAAMLAIAPVDSPLGAETARLQEAITETVADLEALWAEEACETVIVKKKGHPLATVACSGNFDRAQRAKFLDVLFKHAFVLQTESYRLRPQHGMYLYKTLFGRRVVYFKLFVRNANDLWPRNPVVGHQVALYIQNLRSLSDLVKWRTLGVPLSFGVTLGRSDTAAISEKLKEYREEVYLAVPLEDENIEVADGSLLTISDALTPEKLDEYLKDIDEEGVQGISPLYCSRFCKNVPALRALFAAMKEKNGERELTLIDADAHTESSFYQTARIMNFRTFRAYVTSPDKGNFCQALDAFLAEQKGSASRIMAVDAADAEAFACVKNITRREAQSADFVKISQMSVTNPFR; from the coding sequence ATGAAAACAATAAATAAGCGCCACCCCTTCTGCTTTCTGGCCGCGGCTGCGATGCTTGCCATCGCACCTGTCGATTCGCCGCTGGGTGCTGAAACGGCCCGATTGCAAGAAGCGATCACTGAAACCGTGGCCGATCTTGAAGCGCTTTGGGCCGAAGAAGCCTGCGAGACAGTCATTGTCAAAAAAAAGGGCCACCCGCTTGCCACGGTTGCCTGCAGCGGAAATTTTGACAGGGCACAGCGCGCAAAATTTCTCGATGTGCTTTTTAAACATGCATTCGTTTTGCAGACCGAATCGTACCGCCTGCGACCGCAGCATGGTATGTATCTCTACAAGACTCTGTTTGGCCGGCGCGTGGTCTATTTCAAGCTTTTTGTTCGTAACGCGAATGACCTGTGGCCACGCAACCCGGTTGTCGGTCACCAGGTCGCACTTTACATACAGAACCTGCGCTCGCTCTCTGACCTGGTAAAGTGGCGCACTCTCGGTGTGCCGCTGAGTTTTGGCGTAACGCTCGGGCGCAGCGACACCGCCGCGATTTCTGAAAAGCTGAAAGAGTACCGCGAAGAGGTCTACCTCGCCGTGCCGCTCGAAGACGAAAATATCGAAGTTGCCGACGGCAGTCTGCTGACGATCAGCGACGCCTTAACACCCGAAAAACTCGACGAATATCTCAAAGACATCGATGAAGAGGGCGTTCAGGGTATCAGCCCGCTCTACTGTTCGCGGTTCTGCAAGAACGTGCCGGCGCTGCGCGCTCTTTTCGCGGCGATGAAAGAAAAAAACGGCGAGCGCGAGCTCACACTCATCGACGCAGACGCGCATACCGAGTCATCATTCTATCAAACGGCGCGCATTATGAACTTTCGCACCTTCAGGGCATACGTAACCTCACCCGATAAGGGAAACTTTTGCCAGGCGCTCGACGCGTTTCTGGCCGAACAAAAAGGCAGCGCCTCTCGCATAATGGCGGTCGACGCAGCCGACGCCGAGGCGTTTGCCTGCGTGAAAAACATTACGCGCCGCGAAGCGCAGTCTGCGGATTTTGTGAAGATTTCGCAGATGTCGGTGACGAATCCTTTCCGCTGA
- a CDS encoding glutamate-5-semialdehyde dehydrogenase, with amino-acid sequence MNEYIHKIADNALEVSQDLRVARTSQKNAVLKTLAGLLLEKRSELQAENARDIAYAREANLDASLVDRLTLSDKVLQSMSKALGEIAALPDPVGEVIEGRTLTSGVRLTKVRAPLGVVAMIYESRPNVTTDVGALCLKSGNAVILRGGKEAIHSNRALVNLFHEALKAHDLPAESVQLIEKTERALIVDLVRCVRQIDLVVPRGGEALIQFVTENSLIPVVKHDKGVCNIYIEKDAPLQMAIDIVLNAKTQRPGVCNAAECLLINSGWPHAAELLKALTAKGVKLHSNPAGIAWAAANGASAEPFVNDLGFGHEYLSLAISIRPVHDLDEAVQHILQYGSKHSEAIITNDYTLSQRFIDSLDSAAVFVNCSTRFHDGGEFGLGAEVGIATGKLHVRGPMGLKDLTTTRYVALGSGEVRA; translated from the coding sequence ATGAACGAATACATACACAAAATAGCCGATAATGCCCTTGAAGTTTCGCAAGATCTGCGCGTCGCCAGAACATCGCAAAAAAATGCGGTCTTGAAGACCCTCGCCGGCCTGCTGCTCGAAAAGCGCTCTGAACTTCAGGCCGAAAATGCCCGTGACATTGCGTATGCCCGCGAGGCAAACCTCGATGCAAGCCTGGTAGACCGGCTGACGCTTTCTGATAAGGTGTTGCAGTCGATGAGCAAGGCTCTCGGCGAAATTGCTGCTCTGCCCGACCCGGTAGGTGAAGTCATTGAAGGGCGCACGCTCACGAGCGGCGTCAGACTTACCAAAGTGCGCGCCCCGTTGGGTGTTGTCGCGATGATCTATGAATCGCGCCCCAATGTTACAACCGATGTCGGTGCGCTCTGCCTGAAATCGGGCAACGCAGTGATTCTGCGTGGTGGCAAAGAGGCGATACACAGCAACCGCGCGCTCGTGAACCTGTTTCATGAGGCACTCAAAGCGCATGACCTGCCCGCTGAGTCAGTGCAGCTGATCGAAAAAACCGAAAGGGCGCTGATTGTCGACCTCGTGCGCTGCGTGCGACAGATAGACCTCGTGGTGCCGCGCGGCGGCGAAGCACTGATTCAGTTCGTCACGGAAAATAGCCTCATACCCGTTGTGAAGCATGATAAAGGCGTGTGCAATATTTATATCGAAAAAGACGCGCCATTGCAGATGGCGATCGACATTGTGTTGAATGCGAAAACACAACGGCCCGGCGTGTGCAACGCGGCGGAGTGTCTGCTCATTAACAGCGGCTGGCCGCATGCAGCAGAATTACTAAAAGCTCTCACGGCAAAGGGTGTGAAACTGCACAGCAACCCGGCTGGTATCGCCTGGGCAGCGGCGAACGGTGCGAGCGCAGAACCTTTTGTGAACGACCTGGGGTTTGGCCATGAATACCTGAGCCTTGCGATTTCGATAAGGCCCGTGCACGATCTCGACGAAGCAGTGCAGCACATTCTGCAATATGGCTCGAAACATTCTGAGGCCATCATCACGAATGATTATACACTGTCGCAGCGGTTCATCGATTCGCTCGATTCTGCCGCTGTATTTGTAAACTGTTCGACCCGTTTTCACGATGGCGGCGAGTTCGGTCTCGGCGCCGAAGTTGGTATCGCCACCGGCAAACTGCATGTGCGCGGGCCCATGGGCCTCAAAGATCTCACGACGACGCGCTACGTGGCGCTCGGTTCTGGTGAAGTGCGCGCCTGA
- the hemB gene encoding porphobilinogen synthase yields MDTRPRRTYLNERPRRNRNTAGIRALARENFVRVDKLIEPLFLIDGNSRAEPISSMPGINRLSEDKALSHIEKSLGLGICSFILFPAVDDALKDKHASYSYRSDCFYLRVIRAIKQRFPEAVLISDVALDPYSSDGHDGIVRDGKILNDETLEVLGKMSLAQAEAGIDIIGPSDMMDGRVGFLREALDTAGFTETGIMSYTAKYASAFYGPFRDALASAPKFGDKKTYQMDPANAAEALREARLDAAEGADFLMVKPALAYLDIIHRVKEATDLPVVCYNVSGEYAMVKAAAEKGWLDGDKARDEMLLGFFRAGADAVISYFAHEFAAHRAAIS; encoded by the coding sequence ATGGACACCCGGCCGCGACGCACGTACCTGAATGAAAGGCCACGGCGCAACAGAAACACAGCAGGCATTCGCGCCCTCGCCCGTGAGAATTTTGTCCGCGTCGACAAACTAATCGAACCGCTTTTTCTCATCGACGGAAATTCCAGAGCCGAACCCATCAGCTCAATGCCCGGCATCAACCGCCTCAGCGAAGACAAGGCGCTCAGCCACATTGAAAAATCGCTGGGCCTCGGTATTTGCAGCTTTATTCTGTTTCCCGCGGTTGATGATGCGCTCAAAGACAAGCATGCGTCATATTCATACCGCAGCGATTGTTTTTATCTGCGCGTAATTCGCGCGATAAAGCAGCGTTTTCCCGAAGCGGTTCTCATTTCTGACGTCGCGCTCGACCCTTACAGCAGCGATGGCCATGACGGCATCGTGCGCGACGGTAAAATTCTGAACGATGAAACACTCGAAGTTCTGGGAAAAATGTCGCTCGCCCAGGCCGAAGCCGGCATCGATATCATTGGCCCCTCAGACATGATGGATGGCCGCGTGGGTTTTCTGCGTGAAGCCCTCGATACCGCAGGCTTCACCGAAACCGGCATCATGTCTTATACCGCCAAGTACGCGAGCGCCTTCTACGGCCCGTTTCGTGATGCTCTCGCGTCTGCCCCCAAGTTTGGCGACAAAAAAACCTACCAGATGGACCCTGCGAACGCGGCAGAGGCACTGCGCGAAGCGCGCCTCGATGCGGCCGAAGGTGCAGATTTCTTAATGGTCAAGCCTGCATTGGCGTATCTGGATATTATTCACCGGGTAAAAGAAGCTACCGATTTGCCCGTCGTGTGCTACAACGTCAGCGGCGAATACGCAATGGTCAAAGCTGCCGCCGAGAAAGGCTGGCTCGACGGCGATAAGGCCCGTGACGAGATGCTGCTCGGGTTTTTTCGCGCCGGCGCCGATGCAGTGATAAGCTATTTCGCTCACGAGTTCGCCGCCCACAGGGCGGCTATCTCGTGA
- a CDS encoding homoserine dehydrogenase, which translates to MRVGIFGLGTVGQGLLQILRERQPAIEAVAVVDRSYARKAELLAGIKASDDKNLILKDKSIDTVVELMGGIDDALYVVRSAIENGKNVVTANKALLAEHGYALFQFASEHGRTIAFEAAIAGAIPIVRNIETIFRHERITRLMGIVNGTTNYILTRMRKDHLSYGEVLEAAQKQGLAEADPTLDVGGYDAQQKLALLTSLITGEWVEAKNIPVRGITEISAQDVVWAERFHNRIRLVAEYNLIQGQHYMHVTPALVGEQNVLYDIEYENNALLFHGEYSAEHLFMGKGAGKFPTAFSVYSDLIQLQLAAASPVPVRKIETYLPIANIADTTSAFYLRLRVKDQPGVLAAIAQILGNNALSIASVHQDHSAVAAGEVDIVIHTHAQKRSGFYKALKEIHALKSIVLHHVYLPVLG; encoded by the coding sequence ATGCGCGTCGGAATCTTCGGTCTAGGTACGGTTGGTCAGGGTCTCTTGCAGATTCTGCGCGAGCGGCAGCCTGCGATAGAAGCTGTCGCGGTGGTCGACCGCAGCTATGCGCGAAAGGCAGAACTTCTCGCCGGCATCAAGGCTTCGGATGACAAGAACTTGATTCTGAAAGACAAGAGTATCGACACGGTTGTCGAACTGATGGGTGGCATCGACGACGCCCTGTATGTGGTCCGCTCGGCCATCGAAAACGGCAAGAATGTCGTTACCGCAAATAAGGCGCTTCTGGCAGAACATGGTTACGCGCTGTTTCAATTTGCATCCGAACACGGGCGCACCATCGCCTTCGAGGCAGCCATTGCGGGCGCGATACCAATTGTGCGCAATATTGAAACAATCTTTCGCCACGAGCGCATCACGCGCCTCATGGGCATCGTGAACGGCACCACGAACTACATTCTGACGCGCATGCGCAAAGACCACCTGAGCTATGGCGAAGTGCTCGAAGCTGCGCAGAAGCAGGGGCTCGCCGAGGCCGACCCGACGCTTGATGTCGGTGGTTACGATGCGCAGCAGAAACTCGCATTGCTCACTTCGCTGATCACCGGCGAATGGGTCGAAGCCAAGAATATTCCAGTGCGCGGCATAACTGAAATTTCAGCGCAAGACGTCGTTTGGGCTGAGCGGTTTCATAACCGCATTCGCCTCGTGGCGGAGTATAATCTGATTCAGGGCCAGCATTATATGCATGTGACGCCGGCCCTCGTCGGCGAGCAGAACGTGCTCTATGACATCGAGTACGAGAATAATGCACTGCTGTTTCACGGCGAATATTCGGCAGAACATCTCTTCATGGGCAAAGGCGCGGGTAAGTTTCCGACTGCTTTTTCTGTCTATTCTGACCTGATTCAACTGCAGCTCGCCGCGGCGAGCCCGGTGCCGGTGCGCAAAATTGAAACCTATCTGCCGATCGCCAATATCGCCGACACTACGTCGGCGTTTTACCTGCGCCTCAGAGTCAAAGACCAGCCCGGCGTGCTCGCGGCGATCGCGCAGATTCTCGGCAACAACGCGCTTTCGATTGCGTCAGTGCATCAAGATCACTCCGCTGTCGCGGCCGGTGAAGTGGATATCGTGATACATACGCATGCACAGAAACGCTCCGGTTTTTATAAGGCACTCAAAGAAATTCATGCGCTAAAGAGTATTGTGCTGCACCATGTCTATTTGCCGGTGCTGGGCTGA
- a CDS encoding nicotinate-nicotinamide nucleotide adenylyltransferase — MTYFFGGTFDPPHAGHRAIVSHLLAASPKAKVIVMPAPMAPLRGAEKAFTYRQRFHLLRVMFADAIVSGLVTLSVLERRLPPPHYTINTLEALGKYCDEKPVLVIGGDQAEKLPRWHRYTDIALAYRFVIFSRQGSAISNLPNLRYEQITDFSCDESSTAVRDQLMALGPEARFAAALAIAEAVR, encoded by the coding sequence ATGACCTATTTTTTTGGCGGCACCTTTGACCCACCGCATGCGGGTCACCGTGCGATCGTGTCGCACCTGCTCGCAGCATCGCCGAAAGCGAAAGTAATCGTGATGCCGGCACCCATGGCACCCCTGCGCGGCGCAGAAAAAGCTTTCACCTACCGGCAGCGCTTTCATCTGCTGCGGGTCATGTTTGCCGACGCGATCGTTTCGGGCCTGGTTACACTTTCGGTGCTCGAACGCCGTTTGCCCCCACCGCATTATACAATCAACACGCTCGAGGCCCTCGGCAAATATTGCGATGAAAAGCCTGTGCTCGTCATTGGTGGCGACCAGGCTGAAAAGCTGCCGCGCTGGCACCGGTACACAGACATTGCGTTGGCCTATCGCTTCGTCATTTTTTCGCGGCAGGGCTCTGCTATCAGCAATCTACCGAATCTGCGCTATGAGCAGATTACAGATTTTTCTTGCGATGAATCTTCGACTGCCGTGCGTGATCAGCTAATGGCACTCGGGCCCGAAGCCCGGTTCGCAGCGGCGCTTGCAATCGCCGAAGCGGTGCGTTAA
- a CDS encoding 50S ribosomal protein L11 methyltransferase, with translation MSYITAVFWQIEINAPKEHAAEIEEFFLKSGAQSTFELLYEEGRTSNLIEDNTQLFFFFAENFPARAFAPMALATLGFADLEFKISQVQYADYLKEFEKSFRAFALTQKTALVPPWDAENADIGPGFKKLWLVPGMAFGTGKHATTQLMVEFIEKTIRPSDTVIDIGSGSGILAIAAMLWGAASAWGVDVETLAVESAAANKTLNEERHGAAFACEFAVGDFSTLHERTIDRANTVFLANILPNIFEANAADLKFALANCRAWALSGIPSAQEESFTAFLKTIAPGSFEIRTKEDWQIYFCQNSL, from the coding sequence GTGAGCTATATCACTGCTGTCTTCTGGCAGATCGAAATCAACGCGCCGAAAGAGCATGCCGCAGAAATTGAAGAATTTTTTCTGAAATCGGGCGCGCAGAGCACTTTTGAATTGCTCTATGAAGAAGGCCGCACCTCGAACCTGATAGAAGACAACACGCAGCTTTTCTTTTTCTTTGCCGAAAATTTTCCCGCACGGGCTTTCGCACCGATGGCACTCGCGACCCTGGGTTTCGCCGACCTCGAGTTCAAAATCTCTCAGGTACAGTACGCCGACTACCTGAAAGAATTCGAGAAGTCATTTCGCGCTTTCGCGCTGACGCAAAAAACGGCGCTCGTGCCGCCTTGGGATGCAGAAAATGCCGATATCGGCCCCGGTTTCAAAAAACTCTGGCTGGTGCCCGGCATGGCGTTCGGCACGGGTAAACATGCCACGACGCAACTCATGGTCGAATTTATTGAAAAGACCATAAGGCCGAGCGACACCGTGATCGATATTGGCAGCGGCTCGGGTATTCTGGCGATTGCCGCTATGCTCTGGGGGGCTGCCTCTGCGTGGGGCGTCGACGTCGAGACGCTGGCAGTCGAATCCGCCGCGGCCAACAAGACCCTCAACGAAGAGCGCCACGGTGCGGCGTTTGCATGTGAATTCGCCGTAGGTGATTTTTCGACGTTACACGAGCGTACCATCGACCGGGCGAACACGGTGTTTCTGGCAAACATTCTGCCGAATATTTTCGAAGCGAATGCCGCAGATCTGAAATTTGCCCTCGCGAACTGCCGTGCATGGGCCCTTTCGGGAATACCTTCGGCACAAGAAGAGTCGTTCACCGCCTTTCTGAAAACGATTGCCCCAGGCTCATTCGAAATCCGCACGAAAGAAGACTGGCAGATTTATTTCTGTCAGAATAGTCTGTAG